One Malus domestica chromosome 11, GDT2T_hap1 genomic region harbors:
- the LOC103447976 gene encoding pentatricopeptide repeat-containing protein At2g27610, with protein sequence MRGSKCKRLRESMTLKPALRPLTQSYTKPAPKQYHFAYHTNHLGRPHAIPFTPKTESLVSESSNAHQLFDKTPQRDVLESSHVLFEYFRNDCNHEALNLFVGLWRSGLRANGSILSSVLKVCGCLSDQVVGKLLHCQCVKSGIVEDVSVGTSLVDMYMKTDGVGDGRRVFDEMGDRNVVSWTSLVAGYARNGLNDRALELFSEMQLEGIKPNPYTFATVLGVLADEGMVEKGRQVHTMVIKKGFESIMSVCNSLINMYLKSGIVRDSRAVFDGMESRDAVTWNSLIAGYVMNGFDLEAFEMFNQMGLTGFKFTEAIFVTVIKLCAIYKELVFARQLQCRVVKTGLAFDRNIQTALMVAYSKCGEMDDAYKIFSMMQGVQSVVTWTALITGYLQNGGKEKALKLFCQMSREGVRPNDFTYSAILMVYPSLSIFQIHAQVIKTNYEKSPSVGTSLIDAYVKMGNVHEAEKVFQIIVGKDIVAWSAMLSGYAQIGDTEGAVKTYLQLTREGVRPNMFTLSSVINACAAPTSAVEQGKQFHACSIKLRLENTLCLSSALVTMYAKMGNIESANEVFKRQGERDLVSWNSIISGYAQHGNGKKVLEVFEDMRRQNLEMDGITFIIVISACTHAGLVDEGEKYLNIMVQDYHIDPTMEHYSCMVDLYSRAGNLEKAMDIINGMPFDAGANVWRALLGGCRVHRNIEMGKLAAEKLISLQPHDSAAYVLLSNIYAAAGNWQERAKVRKLMDERKVKKQPGYSWIEVNNKTYSFLAGDNSHPMSDLIYSKLDDLNNRLTDMGHQPDTDYVLHDVEEEHKAAFLSQHSERLAIAFGLIATPPGFTIQILKNLRVCGDCHNVIKLISVIEEREIIVRDSNRFHHFKGGLCSCGDYW encoded by the coding sequence ATGCGTGGAAGCAAATGCAAGAGACTGAGGGAGAGCATGACCCTAAAGCCTGCTTTGAGGCCCCTCACACAGTCCTACACGAAGCCAGCTCCCAAGCAATACCACTTTGCCTATCATACCAATCATCTCGGCCGCCCTCACGCGATACCCTTCACTCCGAAAACGGAGAGCTTGGTCTCGGAATCCAGCAACGCACACCAACTGTTCGACAAAACTCCGCAAAGAGACGTTTTAGAATCCAGTCACGTGCTTTTCGAGTACTTTCGGAATGACTGTAACCATGAAGCGCTTAACCTGTTTGTGGGTCTTTGGCGGTCTGGTTTACGGGCTAATGGGTCGATTCTGTCTTCTGTTCTTAAGGTTTGTGGATGTTTATCTGATCAAGTTGTGGGTAAGCTACTGCATTGTCAATGTGTGAAATCTGGGATTGTGGAGGACGTTAGTGTTGGGACCTCACTTGTTGATATGTATATGAAAACTGATGGTGTTGGGGATGGGAGGAGAGTCTTTGATGAGATGGGGGATAGAAATGTAGTGTCATGGACATCGTTAGTTGCCGGTTATGCAAGAAATGGATTGAATGACCGGGCATTGGAATTGTTTTCGGAGATGCAATTGGAAGGAATTAAGCCTAACCCGTATACATTTGCGACTGTTCTTGGAGTTTTGGCAGATGAAGGTATGGTTGAGAAGGGAAGACAGGTTCATACCATGGTGATAAAGAAAGGTTTTGAATCAATTATGTCTGTGTGCAATTCTTTGATTAATATGTATCTAAAATCAGGGATTGTTAGGGATTCTAGAGCTGTTTTTGATGGTATGGAAAGTAGGGATGCAGTTACTTGGAATAGTTTGATTGCAGGTTATGTGATGAATGGGTTTGATTTGGAAGCGTTTGAAATGTTTAATCAGATGGGGCTTACGGGCTTTAAGTTCACAGAAGCGATATTTGTTACTGTTATTAAGTTATGTGCTATCTATAAAGAATTGGTATTTGCTAGACAGCTTCAGTGCCGGGTTGTAAAGACTGGGTTGGCATTTGACCGCAATATTCAAACAGCACTTATGGTAGCATACAGTAAGTGTGGTGAAATGGATGATgcttataaaattttctctaTGATGCAAGGTGTTCAAAGTGTGGTAACTTGGACGGCATTGATCACTGGGTACTTGCAGAATggtggaaaagagaaagcaTTGAAGTTATTCTGTCAAATGAGTCGAGAAGGTGTTAGACCAAATGATTTCACTTATTCTGCCATCCTTATGGTCTACCCTTCTTTGTCTATATTCCAAATACATGCACAAGTCATTAAAACCAATTATGAGAAGTCACCTTCAGTAGGAACTTCACTCATAGATGCTTATGTTAAGATGGGAAATGTTCATGAAGCTGAAAAGGTGTTTCAAATAATTGTAGGGAAGGACATTGTGGCATGGTCAGCAATGCTTTCGGGATATGCTCAGATAGGAGATACTGAGGGAGCTGTTAAAACTTACCTCCAGTTGACAAGGGAGGGGGTCAGACCTAATATGTTTACCTTGTCGAGTGTCATCAATGCTTGTGCTGCACCTACATCAGCGGTAGAGCAGGGCAAACAGTTTCATGCAtgctcaatcaaattaaggttGGAGAATACTTTATGCCTAAGCAGTGCTCTTGTCACCATGTATGCAAAGATGGGGAATATTGAGAGTGCAAATGAAGTTTTCAAGAGGCAAGGAGAGCGAGACTTAGTTTCATGGAACTCAATTATCTCTGGATATGCTCAACATGGTAACGGGAAGAAGGTTCTTGAAGTATTTGAGGATATGCGAAGACAAAATTtggaaatggatggtataacaTTCATTATTGTGATATCTGCCTGTACTCATGCAGGCTTAGTAGATGAAGGTGAAAAATACTTAAATATTATGGTCCAAGATTACCATATTGATCCAACAATGGAGCACTATTCTTGTATGGTTGATCTATACAGCCGAGCGGGAAATCTTGAAAAGGCCATGGATATCATAAATGGAATGCCATTTGATGCAGGTGCAAATGTGTGGCGAGCTCTCTTAGGTGGTTGCCGTGTTCACCGcaatatagagatgggaaaactCGCTGCAGAAAAGCTCATTTCACTTCAGCCACATGATTCTGCTGCATATGTTCTGCTGTCCAATATCTATGCCGCAGCTGGAAACTGGCAAGAGAGAGCTAAAGTTAGGAAACTCATGGATGAGAGAAAAGTGAAAAAGCAACCCGGGTATAGCTGGATTGAGGTGAATAACAAGACCTACTCATTCTTGGCTGGTGACAATTCACATCCCATGTCAGACCTTATATATTCAAAGCTTGATGACTTAAATAACCGATTAACTGACATGGGTCATCAGCCGGACACGGATTATGTGCTTCATGATGTTGAAGAGGAAC